In one window of Microbacterium dextranolyticum DNA:
- a CDS encoding MFS transporter encodes MTEFVVMGLLPQISADLLPALSATDPDAAIAQSGWLITLYALGVVVGAPTIAASVAKYPRHRVMVALAAALTIGNALTFLLPSFELVAASRFLAGLPHGAYFGIGALVAADVLGPGKRAQGVAFVLTGLTIANVVGVPVGTFLGQQFGWRTAFALVAGIFALATVLIFFSVPAHAGDPGRTLRAELGVFRIGQVWLTLGIGAIGFGGFFAAYSYIASIVTEVAGSPEWAVPLVLIVMGLGMTIGNLVGGRLADIDLRRTILVGLAALVVVQVLLALTSAWIVSLAVFVFAVGFVSSVISPAIQTRLMDVAGDNQSIAAALNHSALNIGNATGAFLGGVVIAAGFGFVAPVWVGALLAASGLVLALVSFAVDARRRTAV; translated from the coding sequence ATGACCGAGTTCGTCGTCATGGGGCTGCTGCCGCAGATCTCCGCGGACCTGCTGCCAGCCCTGTCGGCGACCGACCCCGACGCCGCCATCGCCCAGTCCGGGTGGCTCATCACCCTGTACGCGCTCGGCGTCGTCGTGGGTGCTCCGACGATCGCGGCATCCGTGGCGAAGTACCCGCGCCACCGGGTGATGGTGGCCCTCGCTGCCGCTCTCACGATCGGCAACGCGCTCACCTTCCTGCTGCCGAGCTTCGAGCTGGTCGCCGCGTCGCGCTTCCTCGCGGGCCTGCCGCACGGTGCCTACTTCGGCATCGGCGCCCTCGTCGCCGCCGACGTCCTCGGGCCGGGCAAGCGCGCCCAGGGCGTGGCGTTCGTGCTGACCGGCCTCACGATCGCGAACGTCGTCGGGGTGCCCGTGGGCACCTTCCTCGGCCAGCAGTTCGGCTGGCGCACGGCGTTCGCCCTGGTCGCGGGCATCTTCGCCCTCGCCACCGTGCTCATCTTCTTCTCGGTGCCTGCTCATGCGGGCGACCCGGGTCGCACGCTTCGCGCCGAACTCGGGGTCTTCCGGATCGGACAGGTGTGGCTCACGCTCGGCATCGGTGCGATCGGCTTCGGCGGTTTCTTCGCCGCCTACAGCTACATCGCCTCGATCGTCACCGAGGTGGCCGGCTCGCCCGAGTGGGCCGTCCCCCTCGTCCTCATCGTCATGGGGCTCGGCATGACCATCGGCAACCTCGTCGGCGGACGGCTCGCCGACATCGACCTGCGGCGCACGATCCTCGTCGGTCTCGCCGCGCTCGTCGTGGTGCAGGTTCTGCTGGCGCTCACCTCGGCGTGGATCGTCTCGCTCGCGGTGTTCGTCTTCGCGGTCGGCTTCGTCTCGTCGGTCATCAGCCCGGCCATCCAGACGCGGCTCATGGATGTCGCCGGCGACAACCAGTCCATCGCCGCGGCGCTCAACCACTCCGCCCTGAACATCGGCAACGCGACCGGGGCCTTCCTCGGCGGCGTCGTCATCGCCGCGGGGTTCGGCTTCGTGGCACCGGTCTGGGTCGGGGCGCTGCTCGCGGCATCCGGCCTCGTGCTCGCTCTCGTGAGCTTCGCCGTCGACGCGCGCCGGCGCACCGCGGTGTGA
- a CDS encoding thiamine-binding protein — translation MLIAFSVAPSGAPSGPAGGSVSADGSVHDAVAAAVAVVRASGLPHRTTSMFTEIEGEWDEVFAVVKAATEAVLPFGSRVSLVLKADIRPGHTGELDGKIERLEAALDDLAS, via the coding sequence ATGCTCATCGCCTTCTCCGTCGCCCCGTCCGGCGCCCCTTCTGGTCCGGCCGGCGGATCGGTCTCCGCCGACGGGTCGGTGCACGATGCGGTGGCCGCCGCCGTCGCGGTCGTCCGCGCGTCCGGACTGCCGCACCGCACCACCTCGATGTTCACCGAGATCGAGGGGGAGTGGGATGAGGTGTTCGCCGTCGTGAAGGCCGCGACCGAGGCGGTGCTGCCGTTCGGCTCGCGCGTCTCGCTCGTGCTCAAGGCCGACATCCGGCCCGGGCACACCGGCGAGCTCGACGGCAAGATCGAGCGGCTCGAAGCGGCGCTCGACGACCTCGCGTCCTGA
- a CDS encoding glycosyltransferase 87 family protein, with protein MSRRAGLWIAFAVVHIGVAWLGFALPNEPMGDIYHVYEPWSLHALTGAGIVGITEPWVYPQLALVPMILAHGFDPIAGYIVGWAIVAALVDAAAFAVLVGRASSRPRVIAGGFWLAFIAALGPVGLYRLEAVTVALSIIGCLWIVGRPWAASLLLAAATWIKVWPAALLAAAVIAARRRAALIGGAVALTALTLGGVTLAGGGTYAFGFVGEQTTRGLQIESPVATPYVWGTVLHVPGFQVYYSPELLTYQVDGPQIGLVVAAMTPLLLTVMAALVAVGIVHVRRGVRFVSLFPPLSLALVLGFIVCNKVGSPQYLAWLVPSLVTGLVIARRRWAAPALLSLVAAVLTQLVYPVFYDGILSPAVGPVTILTLRNLVLIALFVWMVVRVIRLPAPLRATTPAVAAP; from the coding sequence GTGTCGAGGCGCGCAGGGCTGTGGATCGCGTTCGCGGTCGTGCACATCGGTGTCGCCTGGCTCGGCTTCGCACTGCCGAATGAGCCGATGGGTGACATCTACCATGTGTACGAACCGTGGTCGCTGCACGCGCTGACCGGTGCCGGCATCGTCGGGATCACCGAGCCGTGGGTGTATCCGCAGCTCGCCCTCGTGCCGATGATCCTCGCGCATGGGTTCGATCCGATCGCGGGATACATCGTCGGGTGGGCGATCGTCGCCGCCCTTGTCGACGCGGCCGCCTTCGCCGTGCTCGTCGGGCGCGCATCGTCGAGGCCGCGCGTGATCGCGGGGGGATTCTGGCTCGCGTTCATCGCCGCGCTGGGGCCCGTGGGCCTGTACCGCCTCGAAGCGGTGACGGTCGCCCTCTCGATCATCGGATGCCTGTGGATCGTCGGCCGCCCGTGGGCGGCCTCGCTGCTGCTCGCCGCCGCCACGTGGATCAAGGTGTGGCCCGCGGCCCTGCTTGCCGCCGCCGTGATCGCTGCTCGCCGCCGCGCCGCGCTCATCGGGGGGGCGGTCGCGCTCACCGCCCTGACGCTCGGCGGGGTGACGCTTGCAGGCGGGGGAACCTACGCGTTCGGCTTCGTGGGAGAGCAGACCACCCGCGGGCTGCAGATCGAGTCGCCCGTCGCGACACCCTACGTGTGGGGCACGGTGCTGCACGTGCCCGGTTTTCAGGTGTATTACTCGCCTGAACTGCTCACGTACCAGGTCGACGGACCGCAGATCGGCCTCGTCGTCGCCGCGATGACCCCGCTGCTGCTCACCGTGATGGCGGCTCTCGTCGCGGTCGGCATCGTCCATGTGCGTCGCGGCGTGCGATTCGTCTCGCTCTTCCCACCGCTCTCGCTGGCCCTGGTGCTCGGCTTCATCGTCTGCAACAAGGTCGGATCGCCCCAGTACCTGGCCTGGCTCGTACCGTCGCTCGTCACCGGGCTCGTCATCGCCCGCCGGCGCTGGGCCGCCCCTGCGCTGCTCTCACTCGTCGCCGCGGTGCTCACCCAGCTCGTCTACCCGGTGTTCTATGACGGCATTCTCTCGCCGGCCGTCGGGCCGGTGACGATCCTCACGCTGCGGAACCTCGTGCTGATCGCGCTGTTCGTGTGGATGGTCGTGCGTGTCATCCGCCTCCCGGCCCCTCTCCGCGCGACGACGCCCGCCGTCGCCGCTCCCTGA
- a CDS encoding ADP-dependent NAD(P)H-hydrate dehydratase, which yields MTHVWNRSEAARLLRRPTPDDDKYSRGVLGVRTGSERYPGAAVLGVEAAHRAGVGMVRYLGPDRALSFVLARRPETIGADGRVQAWLVGSGTDAADRHPDEAVALRSILDGDVPVVVDAGALDLVVGRVGAAPVIVTPHAREHVRLRAAAGLPPIDEDSLDARVAAAVGTARALGVAVLLKGAQTVVATPAGWTRIVDAPTAWLSTAGTGDVLGGVLGALVAAAAASDVEHLGPLAATAALVHGEAAAAASEARNGGPVAALDVADAVASVVGSMLRSGE from the coding sequence ATGACGCACGTCTGGAACCGATCCGAGGCGGCGCGGCTCCTGCGGAGGCCAACCCCCGACGACGACAAGTATTCCCGCGGCGTGCTCGGTGTGCGCACCGGATCGGAGCGCTACCCGGGGGCCGCCGTCCTCGGTGTCGAAGCGGCCCACCGAGCCGGGGTGGGCATGGTCCGCTATCTCGGCCCCGATCGCGCGCTGTCGTTCGTTCTCGCCCGACGCCCCGAGACGATCGGTGCGGACGGTCGCGTGCAGGCGTGGCTCGTCGGGTCGGGAACGGATGCCGCCGACCGCCACCCCGACGAGGCGGTGGCGCTCCGAAGCATCCTCGACGGCGACGTGCCCGTCGTCGTCGACGCGGGCGCGCTCGATCTCGTGGTGGGGCGGGTCGGCGCGGCTCCTGTCATCGTCACCCCGCACGCCCGGGAGCACGTGCGTCTTCGTGCGGCGGCCGGTCTTCCTCCGATCGACGAGGACTCCCTCGATGCGCGGGTGGCCGCCGCCGTGGGCACGGCGCGCGCGCTCGGGGTCGCCGTGCTGCTGAAGGGTGCCCAGACGGTCGTGGCGACGCCCGCCGGATGGACGCGGATCGTCGACGCGCCCACGGCGTGGCTTTCGACCGCCGGCACCGGCGACGTGCTGGGTGGAGTGCTCGGAGCCCTCGTGGCTGCCGCCGCTGCGAGCGACGTCGAGCACCTGGGGCCGCTGGCGGCCACCGCCGCGCTCGTCCACGGCGAGGCCGCGGCCGCCGCGTCCGAGGCGCGGAACGGAGGCCCGGTCGCCGCGCTCGACGTCGCGGATGCCGTGGCATCCGTCGTCGGGTCGATGCTGCGCAGCGGCGAGTGA
- a CDS encoding NADH:flavin oxidoreductase/NADH oxidase: protein MSLLFTPIDVGTLTARNRLWVAPMCQYSAHDGVPNDWHHVHLAQFASGGAGVVIAEATAVSPEGRISPEDVGLWNDAQRDAWAPIVRAIRERGAVAGIQLAHAGRKASTWAPFAAQRGSVPVADGGWHTVAPSAIAYEGYAEPGALDEAGIDAIVDDFASAAARAVDAGFEMLEIHAAHGYLLHQFLSPLSNHRGDQYGGSLENRARLLLRVVDAVRAAAPDAATTVRFSATDAADGGWDAAQTATVAGWAAARGAVFFDISSGGLVAHQRIVTGPGYQVPLAADVREGAGVLVGAVGEITSGPQAEAILAAGDADVILAGREWLRDPHFALRAGAELGDPTAAPWPPQYVRARPHA from the coding sequence ATGAGCCTGCTGTTCACCCCGATCGACGTGGGAACTCTGACCGCCCGCAACCGCCTGTGGGTCGCTCCCATGTGCCAGTATTCGGCGCACGACGGGGTGCCGAACGACTGGCACCACGTGCACCTGGCGCAGTTCGCGTCGGGCGGGGCCGGGGTCGTCATCGCCGAAGCGACGGCGGTCTCGCCCGAGGGCCGGATCTCCCCCGAGGACGTCGGCCTGTGGAACGACGCGCAGCGCGACGCCTGGGCGCCGATCGTGCGTGCGATCAGAGAGCGCGGCGCCGTCGCCGGCATCCAGCTCGCCCATGCCGGGCGGAAGGCCTCGACGTGGGCGCCGTTCGCGGCGCAGCGCGGGTCGGTGCCCGTCGCCGACGGCGGGTGGCACACCGTCGCCCCGTCCGCGATCGCCTATGAGGGCTACGCCGAGCCCGGCGCCCTGGACGAGGCCGGGATCGACGCGATCGTCGACGACTTCGCCTCCGCCGCGGCACGCGCGGTCGACGCCGGATTCGAGATGCTCGAGATCCACGCGGCGCACGGGTACCTGCTGCACCAGTTCCTGTCGCCGCTGTCGAACCATCGGGGCGACCAGTACGGCGGGTCGCTCGAGAACCGCGCGCGCCTGCTGCTGCGCGTCGTCGACGCGGTTCGCGCGGCGGCACCGGATGCCGCGACGACCGTGCGCTTCTCGGCCACCGACGCCGCCGACGGCGGCTGGGACGCCGCCCAGACGGCCACCGTTGCCGGCTGGGCCGCCGCGCGCGGCGCCGTGTTCTTCGACATCTCCAGCGGAGGCCTCGTCGCCCACCAGCGGATCGTGACCGGCCCCGGCTACCAAGTGCCCCTCGCCGCGGACGTCCGGGAGGGAGCAGGCGTCCTCGTCGGCGCCGTCGGCGAGATCACCTCGGGCCCGCAGGCCGAAGCGATCCTCGCCGCGGGCGATGCCGACGTCATCCTCGCCGGACGGGAATGGTTGCGCGACCCGCACTTCGCGCTGCGCGCCGGGGCTGAACTCGGCGATCCCACGGCGGCCCCGTGGCCGCCGCAGTACGTCCGCGCCCGCCCGCACGCCTGA
- a CDS encoding hemolysin family protein — protein sequence MNDWAGIAWLVVLLAFNAFFVASEFAVISARRSQIEPLAERGSTSAQTALYAMEHATLMLATCQLGITICSLLILNVSEPAIHHLLEGPLGLTGWSEAVIGGVAFAIALIIVSYLHVVFGEMVPKNLAFSLPDRAVLLLATPLVWVSKIFYPIIVALNWIANHAVRLFRVEPKNEAASTFTLDEVATIVNQSRIEGVLDDASGAVTAAVEFTEKKARDIAVPLAELVTLPESTTPDEIERAVAKHGFSRYVIVDAEGTPRGYVHLKDVLRVAEGPDAEVRRSAPIKAKRIHHMVSITETTDLEDALALMRRSSRHLAQVRDASGETTGVLFLEDIIEELVGEVHDATRRGVR from the coding sequence ATGAACGATTGGGCGGGAATCGCCTGGCTCGTCGTGCTCTTGGCCTTCAACGCCTTCTTCGTCGCCTCGGAGTTCGCGGTCATCTCGGCGCGTCGCTCGCAGATCGAGCCGCTCGCCGAGCGCGGGTCGACGTCGGCGCAGACCGCGCTGTACGCGATGGAGCATGCGACGCTCATGCTCGCGACGTGCCAGCTGGGCATCACGATCTGCTCGCTGCTGATCCTGAATGTGTCGGAGCCGGCGATCCACCATCTGCTGGAGGGGCCGCTCGGGCTCACCGGGTGGAGCGAGGCCGTCATCGGCGGCGTCGCCTTCGCGATCGCGCTGATCATCGTGTCGTATCTGCACGTCGTGTTCGGCGAGATGGTGCCGAAGAACCTCGCGTTCTCGCTGCCCGACCGCGCGGTGCTGCTGCTCGCGACGCCGCTCGTGTGGGTCTCGAAGATCTTCTACCCGATCATCGTCGCGCTGAACTGGATCGCGAACCACGCCGTGCGCCTGTTCCGTGTCGAGCCGAAGAACGAGGCCGCCTCGACCTTCACGCTCGACGAGGTCGCGACGATCGTGAACCAGTCGCGCATCGAGGGCGTGCTCGACGACGCCTCCGGCGCAGTGACGGCGGCGGTCGAGTTCACCGAGAAGAAGGCGCGCGACATCGCCGTGCCCCTCGCCGAGCTCGTGACGCTGCCGGAGTCGACGACCCCCGACGAGATCGAACGCGCCGTCGCCAAGCACGGCTTCTCGCGTTATGTGATCGTGGATGCCGAGGGCACCCCGCGCGGCTACGTGCACCTGAAGGACGTGCTGCGCGTTGCTGAGGGACCGGATGCCGAGGTGCGCCGTTCGGCGCCGATCAAGGCCAAGCGGATCCATCACATGGTCTCGATCACCGAGACCACCGATCTCGAGGACGCGCTCGCTCTGATGCGTCGATCCAGTCGCCATCTCGCCCAGGTGCGGGATGCCTCCGGCGAGACGACCGGCGTGCTGTTCCTCGAGGACATCATCGAGGAACTCGTCGGCGAAGTGCACGACGCCACCCGTCGCGGCGTCCGCTGA
- a CDS encoding hemolysin family protein, which translates to MDYVMLGVGLLLTIGTGLFVASEFALVNLDRADLESRQAAGESRLSLTISALRITSTHLSSAQLGITLTTLLTGYTMEPALTNLLSPLFHAAGVPDAAGRAISTVVAIAIATTFSMILGELVPKNFALAIPRQTAKLVMPFQVAFTTVFRPAIAVLNGSANGILRGMGIEPKEELSGARTAEELSSLVRRSASAGVLEQDTASLLDRTLTFTRLTTADVMTPRPSVHAVAAGDSVEDVILLARRTGHSRFPVFDESMDDITGIVHLKQAVSVPRDRRAEVPAAAIAEDALRVPEAVHLDAVMTELRSRGYQMAIVVDEYGGTAGVVTLEDLVEEIVGEVLDEHDRSIAGVVRVADTVIFPADLRPDEVLDRTGIRVPEGDVYDTVGGFLMAQLERIPAVGDSVEIEDGTLEVARMDGRRVDRVRFTPHPLPDAAEAEGGETR; encoded by the coding sequence ATGGATTACGTCATGTTGGGCGTGGGGCTGCTTCTGACGATCGGAACGGGCCTGTTCGTCGCGAGTGAGTTCGCCCTCGTCAATCTCGACCGCGCCGATCTCGAGTCTCGCCAGGCCGCCGGTGAGTCCCGACTGTCGCTGACCATCAGCGCATTGCGGATCACCTCGACGCACCTCTCGAGCGCGCAGCTCGGCATCACACTGACGACCCTGCTCACGGGTTACACGATGGAGCCGGCGCTCACGAACCTGCTGAGTCCTCTGTTCCACGCCGCCGGTGTGCCGGATGCCGCGGGCCGGGCGATCTCGACGGTCGTGGCGATCGCCATCGCCACGACGTTCTCGATGATCCTGGGCGAGCTGGTGCCGAAGAACTTCGCCCTCGCCATCCCGCGGCAGACGGCGAAGCTCGTCATGCCCTTCCAGGTCGCCTTCACCACGGTGTTCCGCCCGGCGATCGCCGTGCTCAACGGCAGCGCCAACGGCATCCTGCGGGGCATGGGCATCGAGCCCAAGGAAGAGCTGTCGGGCGCGCGCACCGCGGAAGAGCTCTCCAGCCTCGTGCGCCGGTCGGCGAGCGCCGGCGTGCTCGAGCAGGACACCGCGTCGCTGCTGGATCGCACGCTCACTTTCACCCGTCTCACGACGGCGGATGTCATGACGCCGCGCCCGAGCGTGCACGCGGTGGCCGCGGGCGACAGCGTCGAGGACGTCATCCTGCTCGCACGGCGCACGGGGCACAGCCGTTTTCCCGTGTTCGACGAATCGATGGACGACATCACCGGCATCGTGCATCTGAAGCAGGCCGTGAGCGTGCCGCGCGATCGCCGTGCCGAGGTACCGGCCGCCGCGATCGCCGAAGATGCCCTGCGCGTTCCCGAGGCGGTCCATCTCGACGCCGTGATGACGGAGCTGCGCTCGCGCGGCTACCAGATGGCGATCGTCGTCGACGAGTACGGCGGTACGGCCGGGGTCGTCACCCTCGAAGACCTCGTCGAGGAGATCGTCGGCGAGGTGCTCGACGAGCACGATCGCAGCATCGCCGGTGTGGTCCGCGTCGCCGACACCGTGATCTTCCCCGCCGATCTCCGGCCCGACGAGGTGCTCGACCGCACGGGCATCCGGGTTCCGGAAGGCGACGTGTACGACACCGTCGGAGGGTTCCTGATGGCGCAGCTCGAGCGGATCCCCGCCGTGGGCGACAGCGTCGAGATCGAGGACGGCACCCTGGAAGTGGCGCGCATGGACGGACGGAGGGTGGATCGCGTGCGGTTCACGCCGCACCCGTTGCCCGATGCCGCAGAGGCCGAGGGGGGTGAGACCCGATGA
- a CDS encoding GuaB1 family IMP dehydrogenase-related protein, with protein sequence MHFSGAQPTVDLTYSDVFLVPRRSDVTSRLDVDLSPGDGTSATIPLVASNMNSVTGPRLAAALARRGGLGVLPQDMALQDLDAAIRWVKDQPVRWDSPVVLAADATVAEAAALLPATAGHGIVVVSALAERVHVDEILGVVPATRLGTALPDARLGDLVRGRTPSIDADDVTDARHAFDLIVEAEAETVCVLHHGHLVGTLSQRTALRSTLYRPAVDADGRLIVAAAVGINGDVAAKAQALAAAGVDVLVVDTAHGHQEGMLRALRTVSGLGLGIPIVAGNIVTADGARDLVEAGASILKVGVGPGAMCTTRMMTAVGRPQFSAVLETAQAAAALGAHVWADGGVRYPRDVALALAAGAASVMIGSWFAGTIEAPGQLQVDEAGRVYKESWGMASTKAVQGRFGRLDAYDRARKELFAEGISSSKIYLDPLRPSVEDLVDMITSGVRSSFTYAGASSVAAFHERATVGLQSAAGYEEGKALPVSW encoded by the coding sequence ATGCACTTCTCCGGCGCTCAGCCCACCGTCGATCTGACCTACTCCGACGTCTTCCTCGTGCCCCGTCGCTCCGACGTCACGAGCCGCCTGGACGTCGACCTCTCGCCGGGCGACGGTACGAGCGCGACGATCCCTCTCGTGGCATCCAACATGAACTCCGTCACCGGGCCGCGCCTGGCCGCCGCCCTCGCCCGCCGCGGGGGACTCGGCGTGCTGCCGCAGGACATGGCGCTGCAAGATCTCGATGCGGCCATCCGCTGGGTCAAGGACCAGCCCGTGCGGTGGGACAGCCCCGTCGTCCTCGCCGCCGACGCCACCGTCGCCGAGGCGGCGGCGCTCCTGCCCGCGACCGCCGGGCACGGCATCGTGGTCGTCTCCGCACTCGCCGAGCGTGTGCACGTCGACGAGATCCTGGGGGTGGTGCCGGCGACGCGGCTGGGGACGGCCCTCCCGGATGCCCGCCTCGGCGACCTCGTGCGCGGGCGCACGCCGTCGATCGACGCCGACGACGTGACGGATGCCCGGCACGCGTTCGACCTCATCGTCGAGGCCGAGGCCGAGACCGTCTGCGTCCTCCACCACGGCCACCTCGTCGGAACGCTCTCGCAGCGCACCGCCCTGCGCTCGACCCTCTACCGCCCGGCCGTCGACGCGGACGGGCGACTCATCGTGGCCGCCGCCGTCGGGATCAACGGAGACGTCGCCGCCAAGGCGCAGGCCCTGGCCGCCGCGGGTGTCGACGTCCTCGTCGTCGACACCGCGCACGGGCATCAGGAGGGGATGCTGCGAGCCCTCCGCACCGTGTCGGGGCTCGGTCTCGGCATCCCGATCGTCGCCGGCAACATCGTCACGGCCGACGGCGCTCGCGACCTCGTCGAGGCGGGAGCGTCGATCCTGAAGGTCGGCGTCGGCCCGGGCGCGATGTGCACGACGCGCATGATGACCGCCGTCGGGCGGCCCCAGTTCTCGGCCGTGCTCGAGACCGCCCAGGCCGCCGCCGCGCTCGGCGCGCACGTCTGGGCCGACGGGGGAGTGCGCTACCCGCGGGATGTAGCCCTGGCGCTCGCGGCGGGAGCCGCGTCGGTCATGATCGGCTCGTGGTTCGCGGGGACCATCGAAGCCCCCGGGCAGCTGCAGGTCGACGAGGCCGGCCGCGTGTACAAGGAGTCGTGGGGGATGGCATCCACAAAGGCCGTCCAGGGCCGCTTCGGGCGACTGGATGCCTATGACCGCGCCCGCAAGGAGCTGTTCGCCGAGGGGATCTCGTCGTCGAAGATCTACCTCGACCCGCTGCGTCCGTCGGTGGAGGATCTCGTCGACATGATCACCTCGGGCGTGCGCTCGTCATTCACCTACGCGGGGGCGTCCTCGGTGGCGGCCTTCCACGAGCGCGCGACGGTCGGTCTGCAGTCCGCCGCCGGCTACGAGGAGGGCAAGGCGCTCCCCGTCAGCTGGTGA